Within the Candidatus Zixiibacteriota bacterium genome, the region TTGCATCACACCAGAGGTGAAATCAGCGTCGGCGAGCCGATTGTGATCGAAAGTATAATCGGCAGCACATTTACCGGGCGTGTAGTTGAAGAAACTACCGTCGGTCCGCACACAGCGATTGTTGGGGATGTCGAGGGGCGCGCCTACATCACGGGGAAGCATGAGTTTGTGATAGACCCCGGGGATCCCCTGCGGGACGGGTTTATACTTCGTTAGTATTATCCCGGCCCTTCCGGCACGTGTCGTGAGCGATTTCAATAGCTATCTCGACTATCGCCTCAACTCGACCAGCTATTTCCTCAGACAGCTCCGTTCCCATCGAAATCTCTTTTGGTTCTACACCGATGATTGTTATATCGGATGGTGCTGAGCCGAGTAGGAGGTTTGAAGCCAGTGCCTGAAGAAGGCTCATTTGGTGAAGAGAGATAGTGTTTCGGGGTTTTTCGCGGATATCATCAGGCGTCAGTTTGTAGATAGTACCCGGCATCCCGCCCCCTTTGATGGCATCGATTATTATTAGCTTCTCGACACCATCGAGCAGGTTAAAAGTATCGAGGGCCGCCGTTCCCGCGTCGATTAACTCAACGCCCCCGGGCAGCCCCTGATTATTTTGCATCGCCTGAACAACGTGAACCCCGATACCATCATCCTTCATAAGGATATTGCCCGCTCCCATGATGACAGTCCGTAGGGCGTTCTTGCTGTTCGAGCTCATTTCTATCACAACACCCTGAATTTTGACACCAGTTCACGGTCCGGCGTCACGACGTGCACGGCGCAGGCGATACACGGGTCGAACGACCGCACGACTCTGCCGGCCTCGATCGGGTTGGCAGCATCGGCGATAGGCGTGCCCACGAGCGCCTGTTCCATAGGCCCGAGTCGATTCTTGTCGTCGCGCGGGCTGGCATTCCACGTGGTCGGTACGACACACTGATAGTTGTTGATGCGCTTGTTTTTAATTGTAATCCAGTGTCCGAGCGCGCCGCGAGGAGCTTCGGTCAATCCGAACCCTTCGCTCTCTTTCGGAATCTGGTATTTGGTGTGTGTCGGCTCCCCGGGTTTCAACTGCATTACCCACTCGGCACAGCGTTCGGCGACTACCTTTGCCTCGAGCGCTCTGGCAGCGTGTCTTCCAAGAACCGAGAAAAGCGCGGACACCGGAGCGTTGAACGCGGCGAGAGTATCGGTAACCAGCCTGGAGGCTTTCTCGTTGGTCGCGGTCAGGTGCGCCACGGCCATTCGGGCGAGGGGTCCGACTTCCACGACTTTGTTGTCATATCGAGGCGCCTTCAGCCACGAGTAGGCATCCGTCTTGGCCAAATCGGGTTCGGTTTCACCTCTGGAAGGATGAAGCTTGCTGGCCGATGAGTACTTCGAATACCTGACGTGCTCGGATACCTTCGACACCTCAAAAGGCACAACCTTGCCGTCAATATAGGCCCCCGGGGCGAGTAATTTCTTGCCACCCGAAGCTTCTTCTTCAAAGACACCGTATGCGAGAAGGTTGCCGCATCCTTTACCTATTTCGAAATAGGCCGGGTATGCCTTCGCCACCGCGACAACATCGGGGATATACACGTTATCGATGAAATCCTGAATCTCTTCCAGACGCGAGGCATAGGCGAGAATCTTATCCACCGTGACATTCTCGGCGGTGCCACCCGGTAGGATTGTCACGGCGTGCGGCATACGTCCGCCGAAGATACAGAGCATCTCGTGTGCTTTCCGTCGAATCTCGAGAGCTTTCAGATAGTGCGCGACGGCCGCTATGTTCAATTCGGTATCCTTTATGTAGTCGCCTTCGTATCGAGGCAGAAACGGCGCAACCGCCGTGGGTTTGCCGCTGTCGACCTCGGCCTGTGCCCACTGCCTGACTTTTTGAAGTCCCGCATCGGCGCCGGTATAGCTGAGAATTGTGGTGATATCCACGAAATCCAGAGCCGCCAGATGGTAGAAATGAAGAATGTGCGATTGAAGATAATTGGCGCCCAATATCAGATTACGAATCAGCCGACCATTTTCGGGCGGCTCGACTCCAAGGGCTCTGTCGAGCGTTAGGCTCGAGGCCTGCGCGTGACTGGCCGGACAGACGCCGCAGATTCGCTGCGTAATCTGGTTGGCATCGACCGGGTTTCTCCCATAAAGCAGCTTTTCGATTCCCCTGAACATTTCACCCTGACAGCGGGCATCAACAACCTTACCGTTGTCGACTTCGAGTTCTATCTTGAGGTGACCCTCTATTCGGGTAACGGGGTCAATGCTTATAGTCCTGCTCATAGTTTTCTCCTTTTAGGGACCCCTTTAGTTCAGGTTGTTTCCACTTTGATTGTTCGTTGCGGGGCATATGGACCCGACCATTCGATGCCGCGTGCAGCTTCTCGTGGCAGTTTGGTGTACAACCCATAGCCGCCAAAATCCGGGAAATCCGGTTCGGTACATCCGATGCACGGCGAGCCGCTACGGATACACCAGTTGACCTTGTTGTTCCACCCGCGGATGCAGACATCGCAATGCGTCTCGGGGCCTTTGCACCCGAGATCATACAGGCAGCCCTGGCCACCGAAATCCTCGGCCGGAATACCGTTTTCGAAATCAGCGCGTCTCTCGCATTGCTCGTGTACCACTTTGCCGAAGAACATTTTTGGGCGTTTGTGTTCATCGAGTTCGGGCAATCCATAGAGAATGACATGCGCCACCGTTCCTATCACCCAATCGGGGTGAGATGGACAGCCGGGGATATTTATTAGAGTCGCCTCAGGCAGCAGCTCGGAAACCGGTTTGGCGTTGGTGACATTTGGACGTGCCGCCGGAATTCCGCCGAACGCCGCGCAGGTACCCACCGCCAAAACGGCTTTCGCAGCGTTGCCAAGCTGCAGTACCCACTGTTCGGCCGTGATGGGTTTGTGGTCGTGCTCGCCCATCTGGCAGTAGGCGCTGCCATCGCCAGTCGGGATCGAACCCTCGACCACGAGAACGAATTGGCCTTTTTGTTCGTTGATGGCTCTATTCAAGACGTCA harbors:
- a CDS encoding hydrogenase maturation protease, encoding MSSNSKNALRTVIMGAGNILMKDDGIGVHVVQAMQNNQGLPGGVELIDAGTAALDTFNLLDGVEKLIIIDAIKGGGMPGTIYKLTPDDIREKPRNTISLHQMSLLQALASNLLLGSAPSDITIIGVEPKEISMGTELSEEIAGRVEAIVEIAIEIAHDTCRKGRDNTNEV
- a CDS encoding nickel-dependent hydrogenase large subunit: MSRTISIDPVTRIEGHLKIELEVDNGKVVDARCQGEMFRGIEKLLYGRNPVDANQITQRICGVCPASHAQASSLTLDRALGVEPPENGRLIRNLILGANYLQSHILHFYHLAALDFVDITTILSYTGADAGLQKVRQWAQAEVDSGKPTAVAPFLPRYEGDYIKDTELNIAAVAHYLKALEIRRKAHEMLCIFGGRMPHAVTILPGGTAENVTVDKILAYASRLEEIQDFIDNVYIPDVVAVAKAYPAYFEIGKGCGNLLAYGVFEEEASGGKKLLAPGAYIDGKVVPFEVSKVSEHVRYSKYSSASKLHPSRGETEPDLAKTDAYSWLKAPRYDNKVVEVGPLARMAVAHLTATNEKASRLVTDTLAAFNAPVSALFSVLGRHAARALEAKVVAERCAEWVMQLKPGEPTHTKYQIPKESEGFGLTEAPRGALGHWITIKNKRINNYQCVVPTTWNASPRDDKNRLGPMEQALVGTPIADAANPIEAGRVVRSFDPCIACAVHVVTPDRELVSKFRVL
- a CDS encoding hydrogenase small subunit, whose product is MSLSRREFLELLGCTASVAMLPGFLRAGGIPEPIKIALAEQMKTDPLPVIWLQGQSCAGCSVSTLNSVHPDIAEVITETISLQFHPNVMGAAGDFALDVLNRAINEQKGQFVLVVEGSIPTGDGSAYCQMGEHDHKPITAEQWVLQLGNAAKAVLAVGTCAAFGGIPAARPNVTNAKPVSELLPEATLINIPGCPSHPDWVIGTVAHVILYGLPELDEHKRPKMFFGKVVHEQCERRADFENGIPAEDFGGQGCLYDLGCKGPETHCDVCIRGWNNKVNWCIRSGSPCIGCTEPDFPDFGGYGLYTKLPREAARGIEWSGPYAPQRTIKVETT